A portion of the Marinobacter alexandrii genome contains these proteins:
- a CDS encoding 2Fe-2S iron-sulfur cluster-binding protein codes for MAFSLFKKKKDKKDNRYQTVTIKEVVNVAKDAVNLVFEKPESFEYEPGQFITIIKEVNGKKIRRAYSLCTTPFEDENPAVTVKRVDGGAMSNDLNDHIKAGDQLEIMEPMGMFTTEYNPSNKRKAIFFGGGSGITPLISIIRSILLKEPESHTTLVYGNRKDEYIIFKSLIAKLQATYPERFRAVHILEEGEADYQGRPTSDMIGAICEELSCNEQTEFYICGPQPMMNIVSEGLNKKGYAEAKIRMESFEAGKTSPNDIIDKGATTESEVAILLDGEEYSVTVKKNASILDTALDNDLDMPYSCQSGLCTACRGKCVEGKVSIDEAEGLSQDELDEGYVLTCVGKPLSDRVRIEMG; via the coding sequence ATGGCATTTTCATTATTCAAAAAGAAGAAAGACAAGAAAGACAATCGTTATCAAACGGTGACAATTAAGGAAGTGGTGAACGTGGCAAAGGACGCCGTGAATCTTGTATTTGAAAAACCTGAAAGTTTTGAATATGAGCCAGGGCAGTTCATTACCATCATTAAGGAGGTTAATGGAAAAAAGATCAGAAGAGCATATTCTTTGTGCACGACTCCCTTCGAGGATGAAAACCCTGCAGTAACGGTAAAGAGAGTAGATGGTGGAGCAATGTCAAACGATCTAAACGATCATATCAAGGCTGGTGATCAACTGGAAATAATGGAGCCTATGGGCATGTTTACCACTGAGTATAATCCTTCTAATAAAAGAAAAGCAATCTTTTTTGGCGGAGGTAGTGGTATCACCCCTTTGATTTCCATCATCAGATCCATTCTTTTGAAAGAACCAGAAAGTCATACAACGCTTGTTTATGGAAATAGAAAAGATGAATACATCATATTCAAGAGCTTAATAGCCAAATTACAGGCTACATATCCAGAACGATTTAGAGCAGTTCATATTTTAGAAGAAGGCGAGGCAGATTATCAAGGAAGGCCTACTTCTGATATGATTGGAGCTATTTGCGAGGAATTGTCTTGCAATGAGCAAACTGAATTTTATATATGTGGCCCTCAACCAATGATGAATATAGTTTCAGAAGGCTTGAACAAAAAAGGATACGCTGAAGCTAAAATCAGGATGGAAAGTTTTGAAGCGGGGAAAACTTCTCCCAACGATATAATTGATAAAGGTGCAACGACAGAAAGCGAAGTTGCTATTTTGCTAGATGGCGAGGAATATTCAGTGACGGTTAAGAAGAATGCTTCTATTTTAGATACTGCACTAGATAATGACTTAGATATGCCTTATTCATGTCAAAGTGGCTTATGTACAGCATGTCGTGGAAAGTGCGTAGAAGGGAAGGTTAGCATTGATGAGGCAGAAGGCTTATCTCAAGATGAGTTGGATGAAGGATACGTCCTTACATGTGTTGGTAAGCCACTTTCTGATCGTGTTCGCATAGAGATGGGTTAA
- the hslU gene encoding ATP-dependent protease ATPase subunit HslU produces MSNIKNDLTPKQIVAELDKYIIGQNDAKRNVAIALRNRWRRMNVKEEIQGEIVPNNILLIGSTGVGKTEIARRLAKIADAPFTKVEASKFTEVGYVGRDVESMVRDLVEQAVNMVKIAKKEEVKEKAAEVVESIILDALIPPLKGSPNAYATKIGSDEPESEVELNEQTRARFREKIRSGELDDRKIEIDVTQTPGGNMGVIGGGMDEASMINIQEMIGNMMPKKKKKRKVTIAEARKILLEDEAAKMIDMDEVKEEAIYKAENTGIIFIDEVDKIAKGGDGGKGPDVSREGVQRDLLPIVEGSAVNTKYGIINTDHILFVAAGAFHVSKPSDLIPELQGRFPIRVELENLTKADFLRILTEPKNALTKQYEALVASEEVNLSFQDEALEEIAEMAFHINEEVENIGARRLHTVMSRLLNEILFDIPDTIGPNAQIVIDKNTVQEKLAGLVKDKDLSRYIL; encoded by the coding sequence ATGAGTAATATAAAAAATGACTTAACACCTAAACAGATAGTTGCGGAACTAGATAAGTATATTATTGGACAGAACGATGCGAAGAGAAATGTTGCAATAGCACTTCGAAACAGATGGAGAAGAATGAATGTGAAGGAGGAAATTCAAGGAGAGATTGTACCTAATAATATTCTTTTAATAGGCTCGACAGGTGTGGGTAAAACGGAGATAGCTCGAAGGTTAGCGAAGATCGCAGATGCTCCATTCACTAAAGTAGAAGCATCAAAGTTTACAGAAGTGGGATATGTGGGGAGAGATGTTGAGAGTATGGTGCGTGACCTAGTGGAGCAAGCTGTGAACATGGTGAAAATAGCTAAAAAAGAAGAAGTAAAGGAGAAGGCAGCCGAAGTAGTGGAGAGTATTATTCTAGATGCATTGATCCCTCCATTGAAGGGAAGTCCAAACGCTTATGCAACTAAGATAGGAAGTGATGAGCCAGAGAGTGAAGTGGAACTTAACGAGCAAACGCGCGCACGATTTAGAGAAAAGATCAGAAGTGGAGAGCTAGACGACCGTAAAATTGAAATAGATGTTACGCAAACACCTGGTGGTAATATGGGTGTTATTGGAGGAGGTATGGATGAAGCTTCTATGATTAATATTCAGGAAATGATTGGCAACATGATGCCGAAAAAGAAAAAGAAGCGGAAAGTGACAATTGCTGAGGCTAGAAAAATCTTGTTAGAAGATGAAGCGGCTAAGATGATTGACATGGATGAAGTGAAAGAGGAGGCAATTTACAAGGCAGAAAATACGGGGATAATTTTTATTGACGAGGTAGATAAAATTGCAAAAGGAGGAGATGGAGGAAAAGGACCTGATGTAAGCAGGGAAGGAGTTCAAAGGGATTTGCTACCTATCGTTGAGGGGAGCGCTGTAAATACAAAATACGGGATCATCAATACTGACCATATTCTATTTGTGGCAGCAGGAGCATTTCATGTAAGTAAACCTTCAGATCTGATTCCTGAGTTACAGGGTCGTTTTCCGATCAGAGTAGAGTTAGAGAATCTGACGAAAGCTGACTTTTTGCGAATCCTTACAGAGCCTAAAAATGCGTTGACCAAGCAATACGAGGCATTAGTTGCTTCTGAAGAAGTAAATCTTTCTTTTCAGGATGAAGCGCTAGAGGAAATTGCAGAAATGGCCTTTCACATCAATGAGGAAGTAGAAAATATTGGAGCTAGAAGATTGCATACAGTTATGAGTAGGCTACTAAACGAAATCTTGTTTGATATTCCAGATACCATAGGACCCAACGCTCAAATAGTAATTGATAAAAACACAGTACAAGAAAAATTAGCAGGTCTGGTTAAGGACAAGGACTTAAGCAGGTATATTCTTTAG
- a CDS encoding glycosyltransferase family 9 protein, whose translation MKILVIRFGDFSQVLLTTPVIRILKTSLNAKVFYLTNNANAELLAENPYLNQIFDLTHSIAILKKENFDVVIDLQGNLKSRRITFILNKKRFSIKKERFKYWLFANFKLNRLSKEHIVQRFLDVIKPLNVEEDNLGLDFFIPERDEVEKSWLPETHQNGYAAVCIGGKYSTRRLPKNRLIELCDRINKPIVLVGNKNDSETAVEIEAFFKQGTIDEEKEIEELNKKAVIFNACGKFNFNQLASLLKNANWVFTHDNEMMHVAAALKKQIYSIWGNTVPEFGKYPYRTQFTIFENTKLSCRPCSKEGFSKCPKGHFKCMNDVTFDFYLPD comes from the coding sequence ATGAAAATTCTAGTCATAAGATTTGGAGACTTTAGTCAGGTTCTTCTCACCACTCCGGTAATTAGGATATTAAAAACCAGCTTAAACGCTAAAGTATTTTACTTAACAAACAATGCGAATGCTGAACTATTAGCTGAAAACCCGTATTTAAATCAAATCTTTGATTTAACTCATTCTATTGCAATACTCAAGAAAGAAAATTTCGATGTTGTAATTGATCTTCAGGGCAACTTAAAATCTCGGAGGATCACCTTCATATTGAACAAGAAAAGATTCTCGATTAAAAAGGAAAGATTCAAGTATTGGCTATTTGCCAATTTCAAATTGAACCGATTGTCGAAAGAACATATCGTTCAAAGATTCTTAGACGTTATCAAACCGCTAAATGTAGAGGAAGATAACTTGGGTCTTGATTTCTTCATTCCGGAACGAGATGAGGTTGAGAAATCTTGGCTACCTGAAACACACCAGAATGGATATGCTGCTGTCTGCATTGGGGGTAAATACTCAACCAGAAGACTTCCAAAGAATCGACTCATAGAACTCTGCGACAGAATCAACAAACCCATTGTCTTAGTGGGAAATAAAAACGATAGTGAAACAGCCGTCGAAATAGAGGCATTCTTTAAGCAGGGAACCATTGATGAGGAAAAGGAAATCGAAGAGTTAAATAAGAAAGCAGTCATATTTAACGCATGCGGGAAGTTCAACTTCAATCAATTAGCTTCATTACTTAAGAATGCCAACTGGGTCTTCACTCATGATAATGAAATGATGCACGTTGCTGCTGCACTAAAAAAGCAGATTTATTCAATTTGGGGTAACACAGTTCCCGAGTTTGGCAAATATCCATACCGTACTCAATTTACTATTTTCGAGAATACTAAACTTTCTTGTAGGCCGTGTTCAAAAGAGGGTTTCTCAAAATGCCCGAAAGGTCATTTTAAATGTATGAATGATGTAACTTTTGACTTCTATTTACCTGACTAA
- a CDS encoding carbonic anhydrase family protein: MKFLLNFLIFCCLLSSCNQVRELTTINCHMQSPVNIIPEDGLSSNHKVIVHYKSSKEKVANLGHTVEVQYDSGSFISYDGKDYQFKQFHFHTPSEHLVRGFEYAMEMHVVHTYKAPQDEESEYLVVAVFFEEGRSNNFLNSFFSTIPDEEGAVFESKNLTIDATEIMPENLSDFYNYRGSLTTPPFSESVNWIVLKNSRKASAEQISKIKNIEGENARRVQFLYDRKIESIN, translated from the coding sequence ATGAAGTTTCTACTCAATTTTTTGATTTTCTGCTGTCTATTATCGAGCTGCAATCAGGTTAGAGAGTTAACCACTATCAATTGTCACATGCAGTCTCCTGTTAATATTATTCCTGAAGATGGATTAAGCAGTAATCACAAAGTGATTGTACATTACAAATCCTCAAAAGAAAAAGTAGCCAACCTTGGGCACACGGTTGAAGTCCAATATGATTCAGGTAGTTTCATCTCTTATGATGGAAAAGATTATCAATTCAAACAATTTCACTTTCATACTCCCTCCGAACACCTTGTTAGAGGCTTTGAATACGCCATGGAAATGCATGTGGTTCACACGTACAAAGCACCTCAAGACGAAGAATCAGAATATCTTGTTGTAGCCGTATTCTTTGAGGAAGGCCGATCAAATAATTTTCTAAATTCTTTTTTCAGTACAATTCCTGATGAAGAGGGTGCTGTCTTTGAATCTAAAAACCTTACTATTGATGCCACTGAGATAATGCCAGAAAATCTTAGTGATTTTTATAATTATCGAGGATCACTCACAACACCGCCATTTTCCGAATCCGTCAATTGGATAGTGCTGAAAAATTCAAGAAAAGCATCTGCCGAACAAATCTCTAAAATCAAAAACATAGAAGGTGAGAACGCCAGGCGCGTACAATTCCTTTACGACAGGAAGATTGAATCAATAAACTAG
- a CDS encoding M14 family metallopeptidase: MKTLISFITIFPFLLFSQVQSPKEFLGYELGEKFTRHHQVVDYYEFLSEESGKVSVQQYGETYEGRPLLLAFVSSEENIKNLENIRLDNLRRAGIEEGTPTSTIPIVWLSYNVHGNESSSTEASMATIYELIRSGSDKSEWLENAVIVIDPCINPDGRDRYVNFYWQNASQPYNPDPNAIEHNEPWPGGRPNHYLFDLNRDWAWQTQIETQGRLKVYNQWLPQIHVDFHEQGINSPYYFAPAAQPFHELITLFQRDFQNEIGRNHAKYFDDNNWFYFTKQFFDLLYPSYGDTYPTYNGAIGMTYEQAGHGRAGLGIIKQEGDTLTLKDRIAHHYTTGLSTIEISVNHADRLLIEFTKFFGDKPGLEYKSFVLKFDGNEDKFRILMNWLDDQGIEYGSAPNVKGLKGYDYNTGQQTNFSIGSRDLVVNTNQPKATLAHILFEPKTKLVDSVTYDITAWGVPYAHGLRAYATSQMIDVSNRTSDNFKDSEVPEKVYAFINKWNSMDDARFLASLLKENVKVRFTQKPMNYKGKSFDRGSLIIAKRDNKSIQNFEKRVVDLANKHTRNVTAIKTGFMDMGPDIGSSDVRYLKKPKIALLSGEGTSSLAFGATWHFLEQELKYPVTILGTDYFNRIDLSEYNVLIMQSGWYSSYGEKEMNKMMDWVSAGGKLIAIEGALNKLKDTDYSSLSAYVDDEAKKKSESIDEKRKDSAKLIPYEDQEREFIKGFAPGAIYKVKMDGTHPLAFGYEGIYYTLKTGSSRVAYLDGNNVGVVVDKEDLLSGFAGQYAREDMAETLVFGVENKGRGQIIHIVDNPLFRSFWQNGKLLMVNAMFFVGQ; this comes from the coding sequence ATGAAGACCCTGATCTCTTTCATTACCATTTTTCCCTTCCTACTCTTTTCGCAAGTTCAAAGCCCTAAAGAGTTCTTAGGGTATGAGCTTGGTGAGAAGTTTACTCGCCATCATCAAGTTGTTGATTATTACGAGTTTCTATCTGAAGAATCAGGAAAGGTTTCTGTCCAACAATATGGAGAAACTTATGAAGGACGCCCACTTTTACTTGCTTTCGTGTCTTCTGAAGAGAACATTAAAAATCTTGAAAACATCAGACTCGATAACCTTAGACGAGCAGGTATTGAAGAAGGAACTCCGACATCTACTATTCCAATTGTTTGGCTGAGCTACAATGTCCATGGCAATGAATCTTCCTCTACGGAAGCATCTATGGCAACCATATATGAATTGATAAGATCAGGGTCAGATAAGAGTGAATGGCTTGAAAATGCAGTGATTGTAATAGATCCATGTATTAATCCTGACGGCAGAGATCGGTATGTGAATTTCTATTGGCAAAATGCGAGTCAGCCTTATAACCCTGATCCTAATGCAATAGAACATAATGAGCCATGGCCTGGGGGACGTCCTAATCATTATTTATTCGATTTAAACAGAGATTGGGCATGGCAAACACAAATTGAAACTCAAGGTAGGTTAAAGGTTTATAACCAGTGGCTACCTCAAATTCATGTTGATTTCCACGAACAAGGTATTAACTCACCTTATTATTTTGCTCCAGCAGCCCAGCCATTTCATGAGTTAATCACTCTCTTCCAAAGAGATTTTCAAAATGAGATCGGTCGTAATCATGCGAAATATTTTGATGATAATAACTGGTTCTATTTTACCAAGCAGTTTTTTGATTTGCTATATCCAAGCTATGGAGATACATACCCTACCTATAATGGTGCGATAGGTATGACATACGAACAGGCAGGTCATGGAAGAGCAGGATTGGGGATCATTAAGCAAGAAGGGGATACGTTGACACTTAAGGATAGAATAGCTCATCATTACACAACAGGCCTTTCTACAATTGAAATTTCAGTCAATCATGCCGATAGATTGCTCATTGAATTCACTAAATTCTTTGGAGATAAACCTGGTCTTGAGTACAAATCCTTTGTTCTCAAATTTGATGGGAATGAAGATAAGTTTAGAATATTAATGAATTGGCTAGATGATCAAGGTATTGAATATGGATCAGCGCCAAATGTAAAGGGCCTTAAAGGATACGATTATAACACAGGTCAACAGACAAATTTTTCAATAGGGTCGAGAGATTTGGTAGTTAATACCAATCAACCAAAAGCGACTTTAGCTCATATCCTGTTTGAGCCAAAAACGAAATTAGTGGATTCTGTTACTTACGATATCACTGCATGGGGAGTTCCATATGCCCATGGTCTTCGAGCATACGCTACTTCACAGATGATTGATGTAAGCAATAGAACAAGTGATAATTTCAAGGATTCTGAAGTGCCTGAAAAAGTATATGCTTTCATCAATAAATGGAATAGTATGGATGATGCACGATTTCTAGCTTCTCTTTTAAAAGAGAATGTAAAAGTCAGGTTCACTCAAAAGCCAATGAATTATAAAGGAAAGTCCTTTGATAGAGGTAGCCTAATCATTGCTAAACGTGATAATAAATCCATTCAAAATTTTGAAAAGAGAGTTGTTGATTTGGCAAATAAGCACACTCGGAATGTCACAGCTATCAAAACGGGATTTATGGATATGGGTCCTGATATAGGTTCATCAGACGTGAGGTATTTGAAGAAACCTAAAATTGCTTTATTGAGCGGTGAGGGTACTTCTTCTCTTGCTTTTGGAGCGACATGGCATTTTTTGGAGCAAGAATTAAAATATCCAGTAACAATTCTTGGGACGGATTATTTCAATCGGATAGACCTTTCTGAATATAATGTGCTAATCATGCAAAGTGGGTGGTATAGTTCATATGGAGAAAAGGAAATGAACAAGATGATGGACTGGGTTTCAGCAGGAGGTAAGCTTATAGCGATAGAAGGTGCGTTGAATAAGCTGAAGGATACTGATTATTCATCTCTTTCCGCCTATGTGGATGATGAAGCTAAGAAGAAGTCTGAGTCTATAGATGAGAAACGGAAAGACTCGGCGAAACTTATTCCATATGAAGATCAAGAGAGAGAATTTATTAAAGGATTTGCTCCAGGTGCTATTTACAAAGTAAAAATGGACGGAACGCATCCACTTGCTTTTGGCTATGAGGGCATTTACTACACTTTAAAGACAGGGTCAAGCAGGGTAGCCTATTTAGATGGGAATAATGTGGGAGTAGTAGTTGATAAAGAAGATTTGTTAAGCGGATTTGCCGGCCAATATGCTAGAGAAGATATGGCTGAAACATTAGTTTTTGGAGTTGAAAACAAGGGTAGAGGTCAGATTATCCATATAGTAGACAACCCTCTTTTTCGATCTTTCTGGCAAAATGGGAAGCTACTGATGGTGAATGCGATGTTTTTTGTGGGTCAGTGA
- a CDS encoding histidine phosphatase family protein has product MKTLYLIRHAKSSWAFDLSDHDRPLGRRGRRDVVKMGQHLSKNQLKPEVIISSTASRAFYTALHICDQMGIDEGHIRLQKTLYHAGPSEILQVIKDSSSCERLAIFGHNPGFTSTANALANLEFDNVPTCGIVGINFNVKYWKDVNFGEGILSFFYFPKEI; this is encoded by the coding sequence ATGAAAACACTCTATCTCATCCGCCATGCTAAGTCTTCTTGGGCGTTTGATCTCAGTGATCATGACAGACCTCTGGGTAGGAGAGGACGAAGAGATGTTGTGAAAATGGGCCAACATCTATCGAAAAATCAACTTAAGCCTGAAGTCATCATTTCCAGCACAGCTAGTCGAGCGTTTTATACGGCACTTCATATCTGTGATCAGATGGGTATTGACGAAGGCCATATACGTCTCCAGAAAACATTGTATCATGCTGGCCCGTCCGAGATTCTACAAGTAATAAAGGATTCGTCAAGCTGCGAGAGACTAGCAATTTTCGGACATAATCCAGGATTCACTAGTACTGCAAATGCACTAGCTAATCTTGAATTTGATAACGTCCCAACATGCGGAATAGTAGGAATAAACTTCAATGTTAAATACTGGAAGGATGTAAATTTTGGAGAAGGAATACTCTCCTTTTTTTACTTCCCTAAAGAAATCTAA
- a CDS encoding aspartate carbamoyltransferase catalytic subunit → MSQLKTKHLLGIKNLDREDINLIFQTAANFKEVINRPIKKVPSLRDVTVANIFFENSTRTKLSFELAEKRLSADVVNFSASGSSVKKGETLLDTVNNILAMKVDMVVMRHASPGAPHFLSKHIDANIINAGDGTHEHPTQALLDTFSIQEKCGTVEGKKVVIVGDILHSRVALSNIFALQELGAEVMVCGPATLLPKHIGELGVKVETNIRKALDWCDVANILRIQLERQQMRYFPSLREYTKYFGVNKQILDSLNKEIVIMHPGPINRGVEITSDVADSDHSIILQQVENGVAIRMAVLYLLAGVA, encoded by the coding sequence ATGAGTCAATTGAAAACCAAGCATCTCTTAGGAATCAAAAACCTCGATCGAGAGGATATCAATCTCATTTTTCAGACAGCAGCTAATTTCAAAGAAGTCATTAATAGGCCGATTAAGAAAGTTCCATCATTACGTGATGTAACTGTTGCGAATATCTTTTTTGAAAATTCTACACGAACTAAACTTTCATTTGAGCTTGCTGAAAAAAGACTTTCGGCAGATGTGGTAAACTTTTCTGCTTCAGGCAGCTCTGTGAAAAAAGGAGAAACACTACTCGATACGGTCAATAATATCCTGGCTATGAAAGTAGATATGGTAGTCATGAGACACGCTAGTCCTGGAGCTCCACATTTTCTATCCAAGCATATAGATGCAAATATTATCAATGCTGGAGATGGAACTCACGAACATCCTACGCAAGCACTCTTAGATACTTTTTCAATTCAAGAAAAATGTGGAACTGTAGAAGGAAAGAAGGTTGTAATTGTTGGTGATATTCTTCACTCAAGGGTTGCGTTATCTAATATTTTTGCTTTGCAAGAACTTGGAGCAGAGGTGATGGTCTGTGGTCCGGCGACTTTGCTCCCAAAACATATAGGAGAGCTTGGAGTAAAAGTAGAGACAAACATAAGAAAGGCTCTCGATTGGTGTGATGTAGCTAATATCCTTCGTATTCAACTTGAACGGCAGCAGATGCGATACTTCCCTTCTTTAAGGGAATACACAAAGTATTTTGGTGTGAATAAGCAAATACTGGATTCTTTAAACAAAGAAATAGTGATTATGCACCCAGGCCCCATCAATAGAGGTGTAGAGATTACCAGCGATGTGGCCGATTCTGATCATTCGATAATCCTACAGCAGGTGGAGAATGGGGTAGCAATTAGAATGGCGGTGCTCTATCTTTTAGCTGGGGTAGCTTAA
- the pyrR gene encoding bifunctional pyr operon transcriptional regulator/uracil phosphoribosyltransferase PyrR, producing the protein MQKRLLFDSPLLKVTISRLCQQLIEVHDDFSQTVIIGMQPRGIHLAERIKTRLEKLIAKEIHLGYLDTTFHRDDFRRRDEPITPSQTKIPFLIENKNVILVDDVLFTGRSVRAALDAMNTFGRPAKVELLVLIDRLYSRDIPVEANYVGRKVNTIQSQKVLVDLDEKQEEDHIWLITKEE; encoded by the coding sequence ATGCAAAAGCGCCTGCTTTTTGATAGCCCCTTACTAAAAGTCACAATTAGCCGATTGTGTCAACAACTCATTGAAGTGCATGATGATTTTTCTCAAACGGTGATAATTGGGATGCAACCAAGAGGTATTCACCTTGCAGAAAGAATAAAAACAAGGCTTGAGAAACTGATAGCAAAGGAAATCCATCTTGGATATTTGGATACTACATTTCATCGGGATGATTTTAGAAGAAGAGATGAACCCATTACTCCTAGTCAAACGAAAATCCCTTTTCTGATTGAGAACAAGAATGTTATACTAGTAGATGATGTTTTATTCACTGGAAGAAGTGTTAGAGCAGCATTGGATGCTATGAACACATTTGGAAGGCCGGCCAAGGTAGAATTACTCGTTCTCATCGATAGACTATACAGTAGAGATATACCTGTGGAAGCTAACTATGTTGGCAGAAAGGTTAATACGATCCAATCACAGAAGGTACTCGTAGATTTAGACGAGAAACAAGAAGAAGATCATATCTGGTTAATCACGAAGGAAGAATGA
- the purB gene encoding adenylosuccinate lyase produces the protein MNLNPLEGISPIDGRYRSKVSHLADYFSEKALIQYRVKVEVLYFISLYESGIPQLAGYKPANNDKLHKIYETFSLSDAEEIKEIEKTTNHDVKAVEYFLKEKFDQLGLSDYKEFIHFGLTSQDINNTSIPLSMKDALEQVFLPKLEALIVVLESKATQWNDVPMLAKTHGQPASPTRLGKEIIVFVVRLREQLNLLKQIPFSAKFGGATGNFNAHTVAYPDHNWHSFGDQFVKDKLGLKRSHPTTQIEHYDHLAALFDALKRINTIFIDFSRDVWQYISMNYFTQTISKNEVGSSAMPHKVNPIDFENAEGNLGIANALYEHLSAKLPISRLQRDLTDSTVLRNIGVPIAHSFISLLSLEKGLSKINANAQVIKADLDDNWAVVAEAIQTILRRESYPKPYEALKELTRTNEAITEASIGSFIDGLSVSKEIKDELKRITPFNYVGK, from the coding sequence ATGAATCTTAACCCACTAGAGGGTATCTCTCCTATCGATGGCAGATACAGATCCAAGGTTTCTCATTTAGCCGACTACTTTTCTGAAAAAGCTCTGATCCAATACAGAGTTAAAGTAGAAGTGCTCTATTTTATTTCACTTTATGAAAGTGGCATCCCCCAATTAGCTGGTTACAAGCCTGCAAATAATGATAAACTGCATAAAATCTATGAGACTTTCTCTTTGTCAGATGCGGAAGAAATTAAAGAAATTGAAAAGACAACCAATCATGATGTAAAAGCCGTCGAGTATTTTCTCAAAGAGAAATTTGATCAATTGGGACTCTCTGATTATAAGGAATTCATTCATTTTGGGCTGACATCACAGGATATTAATAATACTTCAATCCCATTGTCTATGAAAGATGCACTTGAGCAGGTGTTTCTTCCTAAGCTGGAAGCGCTGATTGTAGTACTTGAATCAAAAGCTACCCAATGGAATGATGTTCCAATGCTAGCAAAAACACATGGACAACCAGCTTCTCCAACCAGACTTGGGAAAGAGATTATAGTCTTTGTTGTGCGGCTTAGAGAGCAGTTGAATTTATTGAAGCAAATTCCTTTTTCAGCAAAATTTGGTGGGGCTACTGGTAATTTTAATGCCCATACAGTTGCCTACCCAGATCATAACTGGCACTCGTTTGGGGATCAGTTTGTGAAAGATAAGCTGGGACTAAAGAGAAGTCACCCCACAACTCAAATTGAACATTATGACCACCTAGCAGCCCTTTTTGATGCATTGAAGCGAATCAACACAATATTTATTGACTTCAGCAGAGATGTATGGCAATACATTTCAATGAACTACTTCACGCAGACAATTTCAAAAAATGAAGTAGGCTCATCTGCCATGCCACATAAAGTAAATCCAATTGATTTTGAAAATGCAGAAGGAAACTTAGGTATTGCCAATGCACTGTATGAGCACTTGAGTGCCAAACTTCCTATATCCAGATTGCAGAGAGATTTAACTGACTCTACTGTGCTCAGAAACATTGGAGTGCCGATTGCTCACTCCTTTATTTCACTTCTTTCTTTGGAAAAAGGTTTATCTAAAATCAATGCGAATGCACAAGTCATTAAGGCAGATCTGGATGATAACTGGGCAGTTGTAGCTGAGGCTATACAAACTATTTTGAGGCGAGAAAGCTATCCTAAGCCTTATGAAGCCTTAAAGGAACTTACCAGAACCAATGAAGCCATAACAGAAGCTTCAATTGGCTCATTCATTGATGGGTTAAGTGTTTCGAAAGAAATAAAAGATGAACTCAAGAGAATCACACCTTTTAACTATGTAGGTAAGTAG
- a CDS encoding EVE domain-containing protein, which yields MNYWLIKSEPNTYSWDDLVNLGRDHWDGVRNFKARNNIKQMKVGDLCLFYHSVKEKSVVGIAEVVKEYYKDPTTEDHRWYVMDVVPLRKLRRPVSLAEVKSDERLESMQLVTHSRLSVQSVTHEEFDIIIEMSEN from the coding sequence ATGAACTATTGGTTGATTAAAAGTGAGCCCAATACGTATTCATGGGACGATCTTGTGAATCTTGGAAGGGATCATTGGGATGGTGTTAGAAATTTCAAAGCACGGAATAACATTAAGCAAATGAAAGTTGGTGACTTGTGCCTGTTCTACCATAGTGTAAAGGAAAAGTCTGTTGTGGGGATAGCTGAGGTTGTGAAGGAATACTATAAAGATCCTACTACAGAGGATCATCGGTGGTACGTGATGGATGTTGTTCCCTTAAGAAAACTAAGAAGGCCTGTGAGTCTTGCAGAAGTAAAATCTGATGAAAGGCTTGAATCAATGCAGCTTGTCACGCATTCACGTTTATCAGTTCAATCTGTCACGCATGAGGAATTCGATATTATAATAGAAATGAGTGAAAACTAG